ATATGCTTTGCTTATTGCAGTGGTCTTGACCAGGGACCGCAACTACACGGGAATCCAGCTTCGCATGTTCGCTGCATCTTCCGTGTTGGTGTGGTTGATCCTCGCCACATTGGTGTCGTCTGGGGCATGTATGGGTTTGGCGTTTATTTCTGGCTGGCTGTTTCGTGAAGCAAGAAAGCGTGGATGAACCCTGGCCCTACCGGAAAACACCTGAGATCTGCCGCATGCCGCCAACGGCGAATAGCCGTTGCAACTCAACGGCTCACTAGAGGACTGCACCTTCTTTCGGTTGCCATTCGTCACCATTGCGTCCGCTACGCCCTCTGGTAACGCGCCCCGGTTGACGTAACAATGCGGCAACTATTGCGGAGGGGCGTATGAACAAACCAATCACCATCAAGTGGGCTGTGCTGTCCCTGGGCTGTGCAGCCCTGGCGGGCTGCGGCGGCTCTGCCGAAAACGACGGCGTCAGCATCTCGTTCGGCGGACCTGGGGCGCCGCCCGCTGTGGCCGAGGTGCCTCAGCCCAAGGCCATGGCGCTGGCCTCCACCGCCCCACTGGCCGAAGTCAGCCTGGCTCCTTCAGACCAGGACTTCCCCAACCCCGAGCGCGGCTTTTACCGCTTTGCCACCGACCCCTCCAAAATCACCGCCACCTCGCTGGACTACGTGGTGGCAGACGGGCAGCGCCTGGTCTACACGCCCGCAGACCTGAGCGCTTACCGCAACAAAGATTTGCCCAGCAGCTACCTCACCAAGCTGGGCACCGGCTTTGCCAACCTGCGCAAGCAGGGCCTCAAGGCCGTGGTGCGCTTTGCCTACAACTACCCTGAAACCGAGGCTGATTACCTCAACGCGCAAGACGCCACGCTCTCGCGCGTCAAGCGCCACCTCACCCAGTTGCAACCGGTGCTGCAGGCCAATGCCGATGTGATAGCGGCCGTGCAGGGCGGCTTTATTGGGGCGTGGGGCGAGTGGCATACCTCGTCCAACAACCTCACCACCCCCGCCAACAAAGCCGCAGTGCGTGACGCTTTGCTGGCGGCCGTGCCCACCAGTCGCCAGGTGCATGTGCGCACCCCGGCCGATGTGGCCGCGTGGTACCCCACTCCGCCCACCCTGGCGCAGCTGCTGGCCCCAAGCCCCACGGCCGCAGCGCGCATTGGCCAGCACAACGACTGCTTTTTGGCCAGCCCCGACGACGTGGGCACCTACTGGGCCGATACGCCTGCGCAATCTGCCGCTCTGCGCACCCATGCCCAGCAGACCAGCGCGGTGACGGGTGCGGGTGGCGAGACCTGCGCCCCACCCGAGGTGGCCCAGGCCCGCATGGCCTGCGAAGACATCCTGCGCGAAGGGGCGGCCTACCACATGACCTATCTGAACCGCGACTACTACGAGGGCTTCTTCGCCCAGTGGCAGGCGGGCGGCTGCATGGCCGAGGTGTCGCGCAAGCTGGGTTACCGGCTGCAATTGAGCACCGTGGCGCACAGCGCCATCGCCGCGCCGGGCGGCACGCTGGCCTGGCAGGTGGCCCTCAGCAACCAGGGCTGGGCCCGGCCGCTGAACGCGCGCGGTCTGGCGCTGTACCTCGTCAGCGCCACCAATGTGGCCACCGTGCTGCCCTTGGCGGGCACCGATCTGCGCCAGGCCAGCCCCGGCGAGCCGCTGCAATGGTCGGGCGAGGTCACGCTGCCCGCTACCCTGGCGCCTGGCAGCTACAGCGTGCACATCGGCGCCCCTGACGCCGCCAGCGCTTTGGCTGCCACCCCGGCCTATGCCGCGCGTTTTGCCAATGCCGACAGCGCCGTGACGGGGGTGCAGTGGCAGGCGGGCACCGGGCGGCTTGCATTGGGGACTACGGTGCAGGTGCCGTGAGCGACTGTAGATTGCCCACAGAATCCCCTGCATGGATTCCACATTATTTCTGGCGATAGGGGCGTTGTTTCTGGCAATCAGCTGGCTGACGCTGATCGCGGGATACCTTCACTACAAATGGCATGGGCGTTCGTCCTCTGGCGTGTATGTCCCCTTTGTCGGTCCCTTGTTGCTGGACCTGTGGTTGCTAGCGCGGGATGAGCCCGGGTGGTTATTGGTAGTCCCTTGGCTGGCCGATGTGGGAACCCTGTTTTTTCTCGCCGCTTTACCCCGTTTGGTGAAGGATGTATGGCAAACCAGCCGTTTCACCCGTGTGCTGCATTTGTCAGGCGAGCATTCAGAAGCCAGGGTTGATATTTCGCTACACCGAGGTGGGCATTATTTGCTCACGAAACACTGGATTCAACGGGTGCCTTTGCATGCCTCTGCTGGACCTCGCCCCATTTCGCTGGGCGAGCCTGGACTCTGTGACGAGTCGCCCGACGGCTGGCGTTTGACCAGCCACGCCGGGCGCGTGCGGCATTTGCTGCGCAGCGGATCTTCAGGCTATGTGGTGCGAGACGCTGCAGTGGCTGCGCGTGATGAAGACACTCACAACATCAACGGATGTATGTTGAATGTTTGTAGTAAAAAATGACACTAGCGCTTATTCTATAAGCGCTGGTAGCTATCAAATTTGCAGCATTTGACGCTACTAAGACGCACCCTACAGCGGGTGCTCCGTATAAAACTTGCCCCCGTGGTACAGCAGGGGCGAGGCACCTTCGCGGTGTTCGCAGCGCTCGACTTCGCCTACAAAGATGGTGTGGTCGCCCTCCTTGTACTGGCTGCGGTTAAAGCATTCAAACGTGGCTGCGGCACCCGCAAGCAGGGGCGCGCCCTGGATGCCGGGGCGGTGTTCCACGCCTGCCCAGCGGTCAATGCCACGGGTGGCAAAGCGCTCGGCCAGGGCTTTTTGGTCGGCGGCCAGCACGTGGATGGCGTAGTGTGAGCCGTTGGCAAAGGCGGGCATGCTGCTGGCGGCGTGTGACAGGCTCCACAGCACCAGCGGTGGCTCCAGCGACACCGAGTTGAACGAGCTGGCCGTGAGCCCGACCAGCTCGCCCGCCGCATTGCGTGCGGTGACGATGGTCACGCCGGTGGCAAACATGCCCAGCGCGTTGCGAAACTCGCGGGAGGAGAAGCTGGGGGGCAGTGCCAGGGCAGGGCGGGGCAAGGGGCTGTTCACAAAGGTTAGGCGCGGGGCCTGCATCAAGGGGGATGGAACTATTATGGAGTGCCGCCCGCGCGCCTGTGCGGCGCGGGTTACTCGGCACTCATTTCTTTAGGACTTACGCACATCGGGATGCAACAGGCGGCCCACCCTGGGGGCAAGCCGCTTGTCTCAGCTCTGTTTGGCGTCCGTCATTTTCTGTATGGCTTTGCTCCCCACCTTCTCCACCCTGGGCTCTGGCCCCACCGTGCTCATGCTGCACGACGCTGATGGCGACCACCTCACTTTTGCCCCCCAGCTGGAGATGCTGGCCAGCGCGGGCTACCGCGCCGTGGCGTGGGACATGCCTGGCTACGGCCGCAGCGCACCCATTGAGCCTTACACCTTCAAGGGCCTGGCGCAAAGCTGCCTGGCGCTGATCGATGCGCTGCAGTGTGGCCCCGTCACGCTGGTGGGCCACGGCATGGGGGCGATGCTGGCGCTGGAGGTGGCGGTGCGCCGTGCCGAGGTGGTGCGCCGCTTGGTGCTGTGCGCGGGCGGCCCGGCGCTGGATGCGCAGGCTGTGCAAGCCTGGCTGGCCCCGCGCGAGCGCGCGCTGGACGCGGTGCAGCAGCCCGGCGGCAGCATGCAGCAGCTGGCGCAAACGCTGGTGCCCCAGTGCATTGGCACCGCCGCCTTGCCCGAGGGCGTGCGCCTGGCCGAGCATGCCCTTGCACAGGTGCACCCCGCTACCTACCGCCGTGCCTTGCAGGCCATGCAGGGCTTTGACCGCTGGGCCCAGGCCTGGGTCAATGTGCACACCCCCACGTTGCTGTTGGGGGGCAATGCCGACCACTGCACCCCGCCTGCTGCGCTGCAGGCGCTGGCCGAGTTGATGCCTGACGCCCAGCACCTGAGCCTGCCGCACATCGGCCACTGGCCGCAGCTGGAGCACCCCGAGGCGTTTGATGCCGCACTGCTCGATTTTCTGGCCACGCAGCGGGTGCTGCATTGAGCGGCGCTGCGCAGCCTGCAGGCCAGAAGGCGAGGCACCGGGTGCATTCCCGAACACATTCCCCGGTGTGGACCGTGGCGACGGCGAGTGCGGTGGTCAGTGCGCTGGCCGCCATGCTGTGGGTGCCAACGCAGCTGTGGCCTGGTGTTGCTTCCCCAGTTGCCGTGTATGGCAGAGTGCACCAAGGGCAGACCGGGTTGAAAGCGCTGGAAGGGCGTGCCCTGGGGCAGGGCGCAGGGGCTGTGCTTGACGCCACCCGGTCAAGCGACGCCAGGGAACCCATGAACGCAGAGACGCCACCCAGCCCCGCTGCCACGGCGGATGCATCGGCTGCATCGGCGGTGTCCTCTCGCGCCGAGATGCCTGCTTCGACTGCGGCGATTGCTTCTGGGTTGGCCGGACAAGCCACACAGGAGGCCTGCGACAAGCTGCTGGCGCGCCTGCCCGGTGTGTCGCGCGCACAATGCCTGGCCACGCAACTGCAGCCCAGCGGTGCGACATCAAGCCAAGGCGTGCCCTTGTACTGGCGCGATGTGGCGCAGCGCGCGGGGGCTCCCGCCCCGGCTGGCGATGCCCCACCGCTGCGCGTGCTGGTGGTGGGCGCGATGCATGGTGATGAACTCACCGCTGCCTCGCTGGCTTTGCGGTGGATTGGGCTGGCCGGGGCCGAGGGCGGGGACCGTGCTGCGCCGCAGCCACCCGTGCATTGGCGCTTTATTCCCGTGCTCAACCCCGATGGCCTGCTGGCCCCCAAGCCCACGCGGGTCAACGCCAGCGGGGTGGACTTGAACCGCAACTTTCCCACCCCGGGCTGGGCGCAAGACGCGCCGGTGTACTGGGAAAAGCGCACCCGCAAAGACCCGCGTCGCTGGCCGGGCCACACGCCGTTGTCCGAGCCCGAGTCGCGTTTTTTGCACCAGCAGATGGAGCAGTTCCAGCCCCAGTTGGTGGTCAGCATCCATGCGCCTTATGGCGTTCTGGACTTTGACGGCCCCCACGACCCGCCCGCACGGCTGGGCCGCTTGCGCATGGACAAGCTGGGCGTGTTCCCCGGCTCGCTGGGGCACTACGGCGGGCTGCACCGGGGCGTGCCGGTGGTCACCATCGAACTGGATCACGCCCTGCGCATGCCGCCCGACGCCGAGGTGCGCGCCATGTGGCGCGACCTGCGGCAGTGGATGAACACCCGGCTGCTGGACGGTGGCGATGCCATGGCGGGCGTGGCCGGTGCGGAGCCCCCCGGCGTGGCGCGTTGAGGGTGAGCAGGGTTTGAGTAAAAACAGGCGCTAGCGCTTATCTATCAAGCGCAAGCAGCTCTTATTTTGGTAGCAAAAAGCGCCCTGCCTGCGCCACGGCCTCTGCATCGGCCTGCACTGCACCGGGTGGGCCGCCCTTGCCCCACAGGGCGCCGCCCCAGGGCATCGACAAGAACTTGGCGCACAGTTCCACCGAGTCAATCATCGGCTGGGCCTTGGCGCGGTCGCCGCTGGTGGTGATGAGCTGCAGCGACTTGGTGGCCATCTGCTCCTTGAAGGGTAGGCCCGGCACGCGCATCCAGCCGCTCCAGTGGTCCAGGTAGGTCTTGAGCGGCGACGGGATGCTGAACCAGTACACGGGCGACACGAACACGATGTGCGTGGCCGCTAGCGTGGCGTCGAGCAGGGTTTTGAGGTCACCCTCGGGCGCGGGGTAGGTGCCCACGGTGTGGCGCAGGTCCACAAACGGCGGCAGGTGCATGCGCGCCAGGTGGTGCCAGGTTTGCACCGTGCCTGCGGGCAGTGCGGCGGCGGCTTGCTGGGCCAGCCACTCGGTGTTGCCCAGGTGGCCGCTTTCGCGGGTGGAGGTGGTCAGAAAGAGATAGTGTGGGGAGTGCGGTGTGGTGTTCGGCATGCCGCCGATGGTAGCGGCGGCAGGCTACCCCTCAAACTACCCCGAAGGTGTGCATATTCACTCGTATGAACCCCTCTAACCGTTCACGCTGAGCCTGTCGAAGCGCCGCGCGAGGTGTGCCCCGGCTTCGACCCTTGGGTAAAGCCCAAGACGGGCAGGCTGAGCCCGAACGGGTATTTCAAATTCAAAGAGGCTGAATCAATCATTACGCCGCTACGGTGCCGCGCACCGCGCGCGGGGCCTGGGCGCCCAGAAAGCCAAAGTTCATCGCAGGCACTTCGCCGCTGAGCAGCTCGGCCATGGCCTTGCCCGAGCCCGCGCCGTGTGTCCAGCCCAGGGTGCCGTGGCCTGCATTCACCCACAGCTTGCCCACGCGTGTCTGGCCGATGAAGGGAATGTTGGTGGGCGTGGCGGGGCGCAGGCCGGTCCAGTACTCGGGGTTGCCGCCTTCTTCGGGCGTGCGGGTGTCGCACACGCCGGGCAAAATTTCGGCAATGCGGCGCGACAGCATGTGGCAGCGGGCGCGGGCCACGGGGCTGTCCAGGCTCAAATCAAACCCGCCCAGCTCGATGGTGCCGGCCACGCGCAGGGTATTGCCCAGGCGGCTCATGGCGATCTTCTTGCCGTCGTCGATGGTGGAGACCATGGGCGCGCCCTCGGGTTTGAGCAGCGGGAAGGTGGCGCTGTAGCCCTTGCCAGGGTAGATGGGCAAATCCACTCCCACGGTGCGCAGCAGTGGCGCACTGTACGAGCCGCAGGCCACCACAAAGGCATCGGCCTTGAGGATGAAGTCTTTTTGGCCGCCAGCGCCCGTTTTGCGAGCGATAACAGCTACAGAATCAATAGCATTGCCAATCTTGTTCAGCCGCAGCACATCGTGGCCGTACAGGAACTGCGCGCCCCGCGCCGCACAGCGGCGGGCCAGCTCTTGCGTGAACACACGGGCGTCGCCGCTTTCGTCGGTGCTGGTGTAGGTGCCGCCGGTGATTTTGTCGCCATAGGCCTTGAAGGCGGGCTCGATCTGGAGAAGCTCGCCTCGGCTGACCAGGCGGCGCTGCACGCCAAACTTGCGCATCAAGTCCACGGCGTGGCCTGCGGCGTCGAAGGATTTTTGGTCAGTGTAGAAGTGGGCGATGCCGCGTTCGAGCCGGTTGTATTCAATGCCGGTGCTGGCCACCAGGTCCTTGAGGGCCGCATGGCTGTAGGCGCCCAGGGCCACGATCTGTTGCACGTTGCGTTCAAACGCCACGTCGTTGCACTGCGCCAAAAACTTCAGGCCCCAGCGCCACTGGTCCCAGTCGAGCTGCGGGCGAAACAGCAGCGGCGCCTCTTTGTCGAACATCCATTTGAGCGCCTTGAGCGGCGCTTCGCGGTTGGCCCACGGCTCGCAGTAGCTCACCGAAATCTGCGCCGCGTTGGCGAAGCTGGTTTCCAGGGCAGCGTCGGGCTGGCGATCGATCACGGTCACTTCATGACCGCGTTCCAGCAGGTGCCACGCTGTGCTGATGCCGATGATGCCGGCGCCCAAAACAATGGTTTTCATGAGGGCGCAGTGTGCGCGACATTGCATTTGAGTAAAAGCAAAATTAAACTTACTCCAAAATCATCAGCATCGCTAATGTTTTGCGGTGCCTTTTTTGTATTGTTAATTGGGCCTCTTTGAACTTGAAATACCCGTTCAGGCTGAACCTGTCGAAGCCTTGCGTGGCGCTTCGACAAGCTCAGCGTGAACGGTTGATGGAATGTTCTGCGCAGGCCCTTGCGAGACCATGAGCACTTACGATCCCGCCGCCCTTGAATGTCTTGCCGCCATTGTGGAAGAGGGCGGTTTTGAACGCGCCGCACAGCGGCTGAATGTGACGCAATCGGCCGTCTCGCAGCGCTTGCGGGCGCTGGAAGCGCAGGTGGGCTCGGTGCTCATCGTGCGCAGCCGCCCGCTCAAGCCGACGTCTGCCGGGCAGTTGCTGCTCAAGCACACCAAGCAGCTGCGCCTGCTGCGCGCCGACCTGGAGCGCGACCTGCAGGAGCTGGCCCCCAGCGCCCCCGGCAGCACCCGTGAAGACGAGCGCATCTCCATCGCCATCAATGCCGACAGCATTGCCACCTGGGCCATGGGTGCGCTGCACGACCTGGTGCGCCAGCGCCTGCCGCTCGAAATCATTGCCGACGATCAGGACTTCACACAAGAATGGCTGCGCTCGGGCCAGGTGCTGGGCTGCGTCACCACGCTCAAGCAGGCGCTGCGCGGCTGCAAGATGGTGCCGCTGGGCGCCATGCACTATGTGGCGGTGGCATCGGCCGAATTCGCCCGCAAGCACCTGCCGCAGGGGCTCACGCCGCACAACTTCCGCGAGGTGTCCTTTTTGTCCTTCAACCGCAAGGACGACATGGCGGCCGAGTTTGTGGCCCGTGCGTTCGGTCTCAAGCGCGTGGCGCTGAACCACCTGTTTGTGCCCAGCACCGAAGGCCAGATGCGCGCCGTGGCCGCCGGCTGGGGTGTGGGCGTGATGCCCGAGCTGCTGGCCCGTGGCCCCATCGCTGATGGCAGCCTGATCGACCTGGTGCCTGGGCGCTCGCTGCCGATTCAGCTGTATTGGCACTGCTGGAACCTGGAGTCCGAGCTGCTGGACGCGCTGACCGATGCCCTCAAGGCCACGGCCGCACGCACCTTGGTGGCCTAGCGGAGAGCCTGCGGGCGATGGCACCGTGGTTTGTGGCGTGAACGCCGTAGTTGCAAAGCAACTTCTATAGTAGTTTTTTTACCGTAGTGGATAAGATGCGAACCATGTCTTCGCTGCCCACCAAAGTTTCGTTCAAAGAGCAGATGCACCTCGCCCGCGAGGAAGCCATCCTGCAATCGACTTGCCGCCTGCTGGGCGAGAAGGCCTACGACGCCATGACCATGGACGATGTGGCCAACGCCGTCGGCATTGCCAAGGCCAGCCTGTACAAGCACTTCAGCAGCAAGGAAGAGCTGTGCTGTGCTGCCATGGTGCAGATTTTGGAGAGAGTGCGCGCTTACCTTGCTGGCTTGCCGAGTGAGCTTGCGTCCATTGAAAAGCTGCGGGCGCTGGTGCGCTGGTCGCTGGAGCGGCTCATCACCAACGAAATGCCGCTGCTGCCCAGCCGCAACTCCAGCCTGCGCGCGGTGCTCATGGCTGACAAGCAATACCTCAATGGCCTGGTCAACGTGAGCGACCAGATCGGTGAATGGATCACCGAGGCCCAGGCGCAGGGCGTGATTGACCCCACCCTGCCGCCCCTGGTGGTGCTGTACACCCTGTATGCGCGGGCTTGTGACCCGGTCGTGACCTTCTTGAAGGACGGCGGGCAGTATTCCGACGCAGAGATCGTTGAGCTGGTGGTGCGCACTTGCTTTGATGGCTTGGCCGCGCGCTGATGCGCTGATGGCTTGGCAGCGCGTTGTCGCTGCAAGATGCTCTCCCCAAAAAGAAAGCCCGGCAAGCCGGGCTTTCTCGTGTCTGCCGTTTGCGCAAGGCAGGCTTACTTGGGCAAAATCACCTTGTCCACCACGTGGATCACGCCGTTGCTGGTGAACACATCGGTCGCCACGATATTGCTCGTGCGCATGCGCTGATCGGTAATGACCAGACTGGCGCTGACCGTAAAGCTTTGCCCTTGCACCGAGGTGATGGCGCTGCCCACAGGCACCTCGGCTTTCAGTACCCGCGCCGGGACGACGTGGTAGGTCAATACCGAGGTCAACAGCGTCTTGTTGGCGAGTAACGCCTCTTTGGTCACCCCCAACTCAGCCAACAGCGCGGCAAACGCAGCGTTGGTCGGCGCGAAAACCGTGAAAGGCCCCTTGCCTTGCAGCGTGCTCACCAAGCCTGCCGCTGCCACGGCTTCTACCAGGATGCTGAAATCTGGCAGCGCCGAAGCGGTGGCCACGATGTCCTTGTCGGCAGGCAGCAGTACCCGGTCGAGCAGGTGCACCACGCCATTGCTGGCCTGGATGTCTGTGGCGGTGATGTTGCTGACGCGGTTGCGCCCGTCGGTTACCTTGAGGCCGCCGCTGGCCTCGATCTTGAAGAACCCGCCGGCCAGCGGGGTGATCGCCTTGCCCACGGGCACGTCGGCGCGCGCTACCTTGCTTCCCAGTACGTGGTAGCTCAGTACGGCGGTCAGCAGGGTTTTGTTGGCCAGCAGGGCTTCTTTGGTAACACCCAGCTCGCTGAGCAGTGCTGCAAAAGCCGCATTGGTAGGCGCAAACACGGTCAATGAGCCCGTGCTCAGCGTTTGTGTCAGCCCGGCTGCCACCACGGCCTCCACCAAAATGCTGAGGTCTGGGTTGTTTTGCGCGACTTCGACAATCGTGCGCTGGGGCTCGTCATCGCCGCCGCCACAGGCTTGCAGCAGCGTGGTGCCAGCACCCAGCGCAGCGGTCATCAAGACAGTACGGCGGTTCAACAAGGTGTTCATGGAGCGTCTCCTGGATCTGTAGAGCACAAGTGGTGCTTTGATGCCGGTTTACTTGGGCATCAACACGGTGTCGATCACATGGATCACACCGT
This Acidovorax sp. 106 DNA region includes the following protein-coding sequences:
- a CDS encoding DUF4832 domain-containing protein; protein product: MNKPITIKWAVLSLGCAALAGCGGSAENDGVSISFGGPGAPPAVAEVPQPKAMALASTAPLAEVSLAPSDQDFPNPERGFYRFATDPSKITATSLDYVVADGQRLVYTPADLSAYRNKDLPSSYLTKLGTGFANLRKQGLKAVVRFAYNYPETEADYLNAQDATLSRVKRHLTQLQPVLQANADVIAAVQGGFIGAWGEWHTSSNNLTTPANKAAVRDALLAAVPTSRQVHVRTPADVAAWYPTPPTLAQLLAPSPTAAARIGQHNDCFLASPDDVGTYWADTPAQSAALRTHAQQTSAVTGAGGETCAPPEVAQARMACEDILREGAAYHMTYLNRDYYEGFFAQWQAGGCMAEVSRKLGYRLQLSTVAHSAIAAPGGTLAWQVALSNQGWARPLNARGLALYLVSATNVATVLPLAGTDLRQASPGEPLQWSGEVTLPATLAPGSYSVHIGAPDAASALAATPAYAARFANADSAVTGVQWQAGTGRLALGTTVQVP
- a CDS encoding flavin reductase family protein, which encodes MNSPLPRPALALPPSFSSREFRNALGMFATGVTIVTARNAAGELVGLTASSFNSVSLEPPLVLWSLSHAASSMPAFANGSHYAIHVLAADQKALAERFATRGIDRWAGVEHRPGIQGAPLLAGAAATFECFNRSQYKEGDHTIFVGEVERCEHREGASPLLYHGGKFYTEHPL
- a CDS encoding alpha/beta fold hydrolase, which codes for MALLPTFSTLGSGPTVLMLHDADGDHLTFAPQLEMLASAGYRAVAWDMPGYGRSAPIEPYTFKGLAQSCLALIDALQCGPVTLVGHGMGAMLALEVAVRRAEVVRRLVLCAGGPALDAQAVQAWLAPRERALDAVQQPGGSMQQLAQTLVPQCIGTAALPEGVRLAEHALAQVHPATYRRALQAMQGFDRWAQAWVNVHTPTLLLGGNADHCTPPAALQALAELMPDAQHLSLPHIGHWPQLEHPEAFDAALLDFLATQRVLH
- a CDS encoding M14 family zinc carboxypeptidase, producing the protein MNAETPPSPAATADASAASAVSSRAEMPASTAAIASGLAGQATQEACDKLLARLPGVSRAQCLATQLQPSGATSSQGVPLYWRDVAQRAGAPAPAGDAPPLRVLVVGAMHGDELTAASLALRWIGLAGAEGGDRAAPQPPVHWRFIPVLNPDGLLAPKPTRVNASGVDLNRNFPTPGWAQDAPVYWEKRTRKDPRRWPGHTPLSEPESRFLHQQMEQFQPQLVVSIHAPYGVLDFDGPHDPPARLGRLRMDKLGVFPGSLGHYGGLHRGVPVVTIELDHALRMPPDAEVRAMWRDLRQWMNTRLLDGGDAMAGVAGAEPPGVAR
- a CDS encoding NAD(P)H-dependent oxidoreductase, whose protein sequence is MPNTTPHSPHYLFLTTSTRESGHLGNTEWLAQQAAAALPAGTVQTWHHLARMHLPPFVDLRHTVGTYPAPEGDLKTLLDATLAATHIVFVSPVYWFSIPSPLKTYLDHWSGWMRVPGLPFKEQMATKSLQLITTSGDRAKAQPMIDSVELCAKFLSMPWGGALWGKGGPPGAVQADAEAVAQAGRFLLPK
- a CDS encoding D-amino acid dehydrogenase encodes the protein MKTIVLGAGIIGISTAWHLLERGHEVTVIDRQPDAALETSFANAAQISVSYCEPWANREAPLKALKWMFDKEAPLLFRPQLDWDQWRWGLKFLAQCNDVAFERNVQQIVALGAYSHAALKDLVASTGIEYNRLERGIAHFYTDQKSFDAAGHAVDLMRKFGVQRRLVSRGELLQIEPAFKAYGDKITGGTYTSTDESGDARVFTQELARRCAARGAQFLYGHDVLRLNKIGNAIDSVAVIARKTGAGGQKDFILKADAFVVACGSYSAPLLRTVGVDLPIYPGKGYSATFPLLKPEGAPMVSTIDDGKKIAMSRLGNTLRVAGTIELGGFDLSLDSPVARARCHMLSRRIAEILPGVCDTRTPEEGGNPEYWTGLRPATPTNIPFIGQTRVGKLWVNAGHGTLGWTHGAGSGKAMAELLSGEVPAMNFGFLGAQAPRAVRGTVAA
- a CDS encoding LysR family transcriptional regulator ArgP, with translation MSTYDPAALECLAAIVEEGGFERAAQRLNVTQSAVSQRLRALEAQVGSVLIVRSRPLKPTSAGQLLLKHTKQLRLLRADLERDLQELAPSAPGSTREDERISIAINADSIATWAMGALHDLVRQRLPLEIIADDQDFTQEWLRSGQVLGCVTTLKQALRGCKMVPLGAMHYVAVASAEFARKHLPQGLTPHNFREVSFLSFNRKDDMAAEFVARAFGLKRVALNHLFVPSTEGQMRAVAAGWGVGVMPELLARGPIADGSLIDLVPGRSLPIQLYWHCWNLESELLDALTDALKATAARTLVA
- a CDS encoding TetR/AcrR family transcriptional regulator, which gives rise to MSSLPTKVSFKEQMHLAREEAILQSTCRLLGEKAYDAMTMDDVANAVGIAKASLYKHFSSKEELCCAAMVQILERVRAYLAGLPSELASIEKLRALVRWSLERLITNEMPLLPSRNSSLRAVLMADKQYLNGLVNVSDQIGEWITEAQAQGVIDPTLPPLVVLYTLYARACDPVVTFLKDGGQYSDAEIVELVVRTCFDGLAAR
- a CDS encoding fasciclin domain-containing protein; the encoded protein is MNTLLNRRTVLMTAALGAGTTLLQACGGGDDEPQRTIVEVAQNNPDLSILVEAVVAAGLTQTLSTGSLTVFAPTNAAFAALLSELGVTKEALLANKTLLTAVLSYHVLGSKVARADVPVGKAITPLAGGFFKIEASGGLKVTDGRNRVSNITATDIQASNGVVHLLDRVLLPADKDIVATASALPDFSILVEAVAAAGLVSTLQGKGPFTVFAPTNAAFAALLAELGVTKEALLANKTLLTSVLTYHVVPARVLKAEVPVGSAITSVQGQSFTVSASLVITDQRMRTSNIVATDVFTSNGVIHVVDKVILPK